From Triticum aestivum cultivar Chinese Spring chromosome 7B, IWGSC CS RefSeq v2.1, whole genome shotgun sequence:
aaatccaaaaaaaaaattcAGATAGCCGTGCGCACGAAATACATGTATGCATTCTCCGTGCGATCAAAAAATAAGTTTAGGGCAACATGTAATAGACTTTGAGCTGTACTTTCTTGACACACGAATCTGTACAATTTAACAGGCACATGATACTTCTACTCAAACTTTCTGCTAGCGTAGTTTCAGTTCACCTGAATTACACTACGAAGTTGAATAAAAGCGCGCACGTGCATGTTAAACTGCAGAACATCACAACGGTCAAAATGCTTGCACATATTGTAAGAAGCCTCGTACAAAGAATGCAACCTTCCTTTCCAGAAATCCAAAATGTTCCAAGAAATCTGACTAAATGGGCAGCTGATCCGTTTATAGCATTGCAATAGCAACCTAGGAGCTGTCCATCATGCTATCAGTCCCAGCCAAGTTGACCACACCGAAGTTACTGCCATCCGGGAGCTTAGCTTCGGTGGCTCCAAATGTGAAATTACTCGGGATGTTATTCGGGCTGACCCGCTCAAAGATGGACCCTGGAGCCTGCTGGTTAAAGATGGGCACCTGGACATCACCAGACGGCTTCGGAAAACCAAATCCAAGAGAAGGGAACGAATCCGTGGGAGCAACATTGGAACTGAAAAGCTTCTGCTCAAACTCAATCAACTGCTGCTGTGCCGCTGTAGAAAAAAGAACGCAAGTAACTTTCTTTAGCCCACCACGAATTTCATACAACTGCCACATAAAGCATGAACCTTTGAAACATGCACATAATTCCAGCCTCCCTCATAATTTTCATGCTATTTGCTACCATGCTTTTTTTTAATTTGATTTGATGTTTCCAACTAGGGCGTAGTACAGCAATGAAGATTTAAGTTCTCCAATTCAGATATTGGAATCAGAGAAGAACAATTACAGCGTAAATTCAACCTTATTTTCTTCTGGTTTCTCGTAATAATTCATCTTGAATGTCAGCAAAAGTTTTGCACAAGTGTAAATTATAGAAGTTACCATCAGCCAGTTGCACTTGTGGCCTCCGTTCTTTCACCCACTGAAAACATTGTGCAAGTCGCCAGCCTCTGGACTTCATCAAGAAGGCTACTACAAATGCAGCTGACCTGATCAATGTGTTTTTGAATGCATTAATCAAAGATGTCCTAGCAATGTCAAAAACAATGACTGCTAAAGAGAACTAATGTTATACGTACACACCTACTTTTCCCTGACATGCAATGGACTAGCACTCGTGCTTTATCCCTCTCGCATTGTTCTGAAGTTGAAAACAACAAAATGAGTACGTATAGGATGTACTTATTGACTGAGCACCAGATAAACCTATGTTAAATATGGGATGCTAGGCAGACTGGGAGATTAAGAGTGAAGAATGTTTTATGCTAAAAGAGAGTGAATGACTGCCACaaaaaacaaatgtcaatcttGCAGGATAGAACAATGGAAATGGTAAGCATCATTTGTGCCTATTTGTTGCAGGCTGGCGACTAGAAGAACAGCACCATACCTAGGAATTGGATTGCATCATCAAACTGCAAAGTCTTGTCGTCTTGAAGGCAGTGGTAAGTGAAAGAGTTCCGGTAAAGGTTTTGGCATAAGGGTACAGTCTGTCAGGTAGAGAGCATTGTAAAATATCATTTCAGTTTCAAAGAGAGCAAGAATATTTGAGAAGTTTCAGACTGACATGTGACACATGTTTAAACAAAAGAAGATCAGGCAAAGTCAGTTAGTAAGGGTTTTACCACTGCACAGTCCACCAGTGACAGCCAGGCAAAGAGCTGGTAAGATATCATTCCTTCTTCAAACAGAACAACAATATTTGCAATGTTTCAGATGACACATCTAAGCGATGGAGGACCAGTCCAAGGTAAGATATCAGCTAGCTGGTCCGCATTTGCCTAGTTATCAACTTATCATTGACCTATTGACAAATCTCAGCAAGACATCGATGTACAACTAAATCCAACTGTAGTGTCTATCATAACCACAAGTTACCATTCCAATACTTATTAACCTGGCATGTTCACAAACCACACATATATATATCGCGAGCAAAGAAATCATGGCTAAAGATGCTATCTAAAAACAGAATCGCAGGATCTACAATGCTCCTCCACCTCCCTCTCTGTCCTCACCCATTCTCTTCCACTTGTATCAGTTAGAGTAGTATATATAGCCATGTAGCCTTTTGTCTttaccccattgtataaggggttttctgcatgtTTCctgcacctgtacatgtatatatactggcctatggccCCATGGGAATACAAGCATATTTCCTAATATGGTATTAGAGCATTAGGTTTTTTTTTCGCACGCGCAACTCGTGCTCTCCAATCCAATCTCATCTCGCACGCCACTGCCTTCTCCCACCGACCGTCGCTGTCTTCCCCGTGGATGTGCTGCGCCTGCCGGTGAACGCCCCTGCATACCCCGTGCAGGTGGCTCGTTGCGTGCCTGCTGCAGTTCGCCTGCTCCTGCATACACAAGCACGTGGCCCCCTGCTGCTGCACCCAAGTGCTTTGTGCGGCTCCACTCCATCCGCCGATTGGTCAtccgctactgctgctgctccaccCAATCCGCTGCACCAGCCGTCCACGACTGCCTTTGGTCTGAATCGGCGCTACCTCGTCCTCTTTCGGCGTTTCCTCTGGCCGGCTCTCACGCCCGGATCTGCTGATTCGATCTACTGGATTGGTCATCTGCTGCTTCCGATCAGTGTAAAAAAAAATAATAACTATGGTGTCTTCCGCACTCTCCCGTGATTTTTGACGGTGTTTTCGGTGTTCCCTACACTGATCCCGTCTCGCACATGTGCCTTTCCTCGGTGCTTGGTGCTCGTCCGTCTGTGCAGTCGTCCTGTATGGCGACTTCCGCAGATGGTGATGGTCGTTCTACACCGTTCTCTCCAGACAGTCTTGGTAGTCGCTCTTCCATGACTCCTCCTACGACCTCTGGATATGGTGATTGTCGCTCTACACCAACTCCTACCGCAACTGTCACAGGTGAATGTCGCTCTTCTCCGACACCTCTCGTGACTTTCACCAGCTGTGCTGGTACATATGACTCCATCGACCGCGCCTCGCACATGCGCCTTCCCTTGGCGCTTGGTGCCTGTCTACATGCGGACTCGTCTCCTCCACCGGCCTTTGCCAACGCTACTGGTCATGTTACACCGCCTCCTCTGGCGGCTTCCACAGGTGGTGGTGGCCGCTCCTCTCCCGGTGCTACTACGTCGCCTACTTCAGCTCTCTACTTCACCGGCAGGAGATTGTGGGACTTCGTGGCCTGCTGACCGCCTCTGGCTCTTCATTGTCGGGTACATCTACAACGACCTCTTCAGTTGAGCCCCTGGCCCATCTTCCTCGACCTTTTCAACGGAGGATATatctttcctcacttttcccgaCACACCTATCACTCCCGTTCAGCCCTTGTCTATCCGCCGTGCTACCCCTGCTTCTTCGCCTATTATCGATTCGCCGTCACCATCACCCAGGTTTCCTCACCTCGCATGTCACCGGATTCTTCACCTTCATCCCCGGTCTACCACGGCGATTCCTCCTCGTATTCTTCCATCTTTTCTCAGTATTATACTCGTCGTTCGCGTCCTGTGGATGCGTCTACTGATGTGCCATCTTCCTCTTCTCAGACTAGTTATGGCTTACGTCCTCGTCCGCTTCCGCCTGTTGATCGTCTTGGTTTTCCAagtgctggtgctgctgttctagAGCCGACTTCTTATCGTCAAGCTGTTGTTCATcccgaatggcagtttgcgatggcagaggagcttGCTGCTCTTGAGCGCACCGGCACATGGGaccttgtttctcttcctcccggtgttcgtcccatcacttgtaagtgggtctacaaggttaagactcgctctgatggatCTCTTGAGCACTACAAAGCTCGccttgtggctcgtggctttcaacaggagcatggtcgtgattatgatgagacttttgctccCATGGCCCATATAACCACTATTCGCACACTTCTTGCCATGGCCTCTATTCATCATCGGTCCgtgtctcagcttgatgttaagaatgcctttcttaatggtgagctgcgtgaggaggtttacatgcaacccccacctgggtattctgttcctgatggcatggtctgtcgtcttcgtcgctctctctatggccttaagcaagcccctcgcgcctggtttgagcgttttgcctctatggtgactgccgctggtttttcagctagtgctcatgatccagcgttgtttgtccacctttcagctcgtggtcggactcttcttcttctctatgtcgatgatatgatcatcactggcgacgaccccgagtatattgcctttgtgaaggcccgtcgtagtgagcagtttcttatgtctgatcttggcccTCTTCGGTACTTTCTTGGGATAGAAGTCTCTTCTACCTTTGATGGCTTTTTTAtttcccaggaaaagtatatccaggatctccTTACTTGTGTTGCGCTTACTGatgagcgcattgttgagactaccatggagctcaatgttcatctCCATGATACTGATGGTGACCCCTTGTCTGATCCGGCGCGTTAtcatcatcttgttgggagtcttgtctatctagttGTCACTCGTCCGGATATCTCTTATCCAATCCATATTTTAAGTCAGTTCGTCTCTGCTCCCACTTCGGTTCACTACAGTCACCTTCtccgtgttctccgatatcttcggggcacgatctctcaccgccTGTTTTTCCTCGCTCCAGTTCATTACAGCTTCAGGCCttttcggatgctacgtgggctagtgatccctcggaTCGCTgctcactttctgcttactgtgttttccttggtggttctctcattgcctggaagacgaagaaacagaccgcaatttcccgttcgagtgcagaggctgagttgcgagctatgactcttttgacggcagaggtgacttggttacggtggttgcttcaggattttggtgtttctgtcactacacctacTCTACTAtgtctgacagtacaggtgctattagcattgcgcgtgaccgtgtgaagcatgagctcaccaagcatattggtgttaaTGCTTTTTATGTGCgcgctggtgtgcaggatcaggtcattgctcttcagtatgtgccttttgagttacagttggcggatttcttTACAACGGCCCAGAACATGGCTTCTATcactccaaactcagtgttgttcatccaccatgagtttgagggggggtgttagagtagTATATATAGCCATGTAGCATTATGTCTttaccccattgtataaggggttttctgcatatttcctgcacctgtacatgtatatatatactggcctatggccccataggaatacaagttgcatatttcctaacagtatcctccacctcctccgaTTCAAAATCTCCACAACTACATCACGCCCTGCCGGTTCAGTTGCCCTTCCGCACGGCCAATGTATGTGCGACATGGCGAAGGCGATCACACAGGGCAAGGAGAGTTGTTCTTGTATAAAATGTAGGTATCTTGGACACCTCTATTATTATTTGAAATTACGCTATGCATACCCACCCAAATACACCTTCACATGGGTCATAAAAAAGGAGTATTGTTTGAAATTATGGTCTGCATACTCACCCAAATACAC
This genomic window contains:
- the LOC123156251 gene encoding protein-tyrosine-phosphatase IBR5; the encoded protein is MRKRERENPCGICGHYHKYEEGEPCGVCGHRPPALGPAGAAASPRQESAFPSEILKDFLFLGSYDNASRSELLKTIGISHILNTVPLCQNLYRNSFTYHCLQDDKTLQFDDAIQFLEQCERDKARVLVHCMSGKSRSAAFVVAFLMKSRGWRLAQCFQWVKERRPQVQLADAAQQQLIEFEQKLFSSNVAPTDSFPSLGFGFPKPSGDVQVPIFNQQAPGSIFERVSPNNIPSNFTFGATEAKLPDGSNFGVVNLAGTDSMMDSS